A part of Saccharomyces cerevisiae S288C chromosome XIV, complete sequence genomic DNA contains:
- the SFB2 gene encoding COPII subunit SFB2 (Component of the Sec23p-Sfb2p heterodimer of the COPII vesicle coat; required for cargo selection during vesicle formation in ER to Golgi transport; homologous to Sfb3p; SFB2 has a paralog, SEC24, that arose from the whole genome duplication), with product MSHHKKRVYPQAQVPYIASMPIVAEQQQSQQQIDQTAYAMGNLQLNNRANSFTQLAQNQQFPGSGKVVNQLYPVDLFTELPPPIRDLSLPPLPITISQDNIVTPSEYSNVPYQYVRSTLKAVPKTNSLLKKTKLPFAIVIRPYLHLQDSDNQVPLNTDGVIVRCRRCRSYMNPFVVFINQGRKWQCNICRFKNDVPFGFDQNLQGAPINRYERNEIKNSVVDYLAPVEYSVREPPPSVYVFLLDVSQNAVKNGLLATSARTILENIEFLPNHDGRTRIAIICVDHSLHYFYVPLDDDYEVSDEDDEESDGEEEDEDEEEEDVDNSETIQMFDIGDLDEPFLPMPSDELVVPLKYCKNNLETLLKKIPEIFQDTHSSKFALGPALKAASNLIKSTGGKVEVISSTLPNTGIGKLKKRSEQGILNTPKESSQLLSCKDSFYKTFTIECNKLQITVDMFLASEDYMDVATLSHLGRFSGGQTHFYPGFNATSLNDVTKFTRELSRHLSMDISMEAVMRVRCSTGLRATSFFGHFFNRSSDLCAFSTMPRDQSYLFGISIEDSLMAEYCYLQVSTLLTLNTGERRIRVMTLALPTSESAREVFASADQLAITDFMTQNAVTKALNSSMYSARDFITKSLEDILNAYKKEISMSNINSVTSLNLCANLRMLPLLMNGLSKHIALRPGVVPSDYRASALNRLETEPLHYLIKSIYPTVYSLHDMPDEVGLPDFEGKTVLPEPINATISLFERYGLYLIDNSAELFLWVGGDAVPELLIDVFNTDTISQIPVGKSELPLLNDSPFNERLRRIIGRIRENNDTITFQSLYIIRGPSINEPANLNSEKDMASLRLWVLSTLVEDKVLNCASYREYLQSMKTSINR from the coding sequence AGAATTACCTCCGCCAATCCGTGACCTGTCTTTACCACCTCTTCCAATCACCATTTCTCAGGATAACATTGTGACTCCATCCGAATATTCAAATGTTCCATACCAGTACGTCAGATCTACTTTGAAAGCGGTGCCAAAAACAAACTCTCTGCTGAAGAAAACGAAGTTACCATTTGCCATTGTTATTAGACCATATTTGCATTTGCAAGATTCAGACAACCAAGTACCGCTAAATACTGACGGAGTCATTGTCCGCTGTCGCCGTTGTCGTTCATATATGAACCCTTTTGTCGTTTTCATTAACCAAGGGAGAAAATGGCAATGTAATATATGCCGtttcaaaaatgatgtCCCATTTGGGTTTGATCAGAACTTACAAGGCGCTCCAATCAACAGATATGAAAGAAACGAAATTAAAAACTCTGTCGTGGATTACTTGGCTCCCGTAGAATATTCTGTTAGGGAACCCCCACCATCTGTTTatgtatttcttttagaTGTTTCTCAAAACGCTGTCAAAAATGGTTTATTGGCTACTTCTGCCAGAACCATTTTAGAAAACATAGAATTTCTACCAAATCATGATGGAAGGACCAGAATTGCTATTATATGTGTTGATCATAGccttcattatttttacgTTCCTTTGGATGATGATTATGAAGTATCggatgaggatgatgaagaatcagatggtgaagaagaagatgaagacgaggaagaggaagacgTTGATAATTCAGAAACAATTCAAATGTTTGATATTGGCGATTTGGATGAACCATTTTTACCAATGCCGAGTGATGAATTAGTAGTTCCACTAAAATATTGTAAAAATAATCTGGAAacattgttgaaaaagatacctgaaatttttcaagacaCACACAGTAGCAAGTTTGCACTTGGACCTGCCCTAAAAGCTGCGtcaaatttgataaaaagCACTGGAGGCAAAGTTGAAGTCATTTCATCAACTTTACCAAATACTGGCATCgggaaattgaaaaaaagaagtgaACAGGGCATATTAAACACACCAAAAGAAAGCTCTCAGCTACTGTCGTGTAAAGATTCCTTTTATAAAACATTCACAATTGAGTGTAATAAACTACAAATAACAGTGGACATGTTTCTGGCATCAGAGGACTACATGGACGTTGCCACTCTATCTCACCTGGGCCGTTTTTCTGGTGGTCAAACACATTTTTATCCTGGTTTTAATGCCACCAGTTTGAACGATGTTACTAAGTTTACTAGGGAATTATCAAGGCATTTATCCATGGATATTTCAATGGAAGCTGTTATGAGAGTTCGTTGTTCTACTGGCTTGAGGGCCACATCGTTTTTTggccatttttttaacagATCCTCTGATTTATGCGCTTTTTCCACAATGCCTAGAGATCAGTCTTATCTTTTCGGGATATCCATCGAAGACTCATTAATGGCAGAATATTGCTACTTGCAAGTGTCAACATTGTTGACTCTAAACACTGGTGAACGTAGAATTAGAGTCATGACGTTAGCTCTACCAACGTCCGAATCAGCTAGGGAAGTGTTTGCATCCGCAGATCAACTAGCCATTACTGATTTCATGACACAAAACGCGGTGACTAAGGCTTTGAATTCAAGCATGTACTCTGCGAGGGATTTTATCACAAAATCGCTCgaagatattttaaatgcctacaaaaaagaaatttcgATGTCTAATATAAATTCAGTAACCTCACTTAACCTATGCGCAAATTTGAGAATGTTACCTCTATTAATGAATGGACTAAGTAAACATATAGCCCTCAGACCGGGCGTTGTTCCAAGCGATTACCGTGCAAGTGCGTTGAATAGATTGGAAACGGAGcctcttcattatttgataaagaGCATTTACCCTACAGTTTACTCCCTGCACGACATGCCCGACGAAGTCGGTCTACCTGACTTTGAAGGAAAAACGGTTCTTCCTGAACCTATAAATGCCACTATATCTCTTTTCGAAAGATATGGCCTGTATTTAATTGACAATTCCGCagaattatttttatgGGTTGGCGGAGATGCTGTTCCTGAGTTACTAATAGATGTATTCAATACTGACACCATATCTCAAATTCCTGTGGGGAAAAGTGAACTGCCTCTTTTGAACGATTCGCCTTTCAATGAAAGACTAAGGAGGATAATCGGTAGAATTAGAGAAAACAATGATACAATCACATTTCAATCATTATACATAATAAGAGGACCATCTATTAACGAGCCCGCCAACCTAAACTCCGAAAAAGATATGGCTTCTTTAAGGCTATGGGTATTAAGTACTCTTGTCGAAGACAAAGTTTTAAATTGTGCTAGTTATAGAGAATACTTACAGAGTATGAAGACTAGTATCAACAGATAA